Proteins encoded in a region of the Stieleria neptunia genome:
- a CDS encoding dihydrodipicolinate synthase family protein: MEPSEATGNDAPMPPDWVTQSMRSGIVIPAHPLALDAEGNFDRRSQRALTRYYHAAGAGGLAVGVHTTQFQIREPQLDLLRPVLELAAGTARELDTAGGRQTVLIAGICGPTDQAIGEARLARDLGYHIGLLSLAALPDASDDQLIRHCQAVAEQIPIFGFYLQPAVGGRVLSVDFWRRLAGIKNLIGIKISPFDRYKTLDVVRAVAEARRGNDVTLYTGNDDAIVLDLLTDYEIRINDYVKRIQIVGGLLGHWACWTQKAVELLQTCKSARGSDQMQRGLLTLATQVTDCNAALFDAANGFAGCIAGIQEVLYRQGLLSSPRCLDPKEKLSPGQRDEIDRVCDAYPHLIDDEFVSRNLKTWLR; this comes from the coding sequence ATGGAGCCTTCTGAAGCAACCGGTAACGACGCGCCGATGCCGCCTGACTGGGTGACGCAATCGATGCGCAGCGGCATCGTGATCCCGGCACATCCCCTGGCGCTCGATGCCGAGGGAAATTTTGACCGCCGCAGCCAACGCGCCCTGACGCGTTACTACCACGCGGCCGGTGCCGGCGGTCTGGCGGTCGGTGTTCACACCACACAGTTCCAAATCCGCGAGCCCCAGCTCGATCTGCTTCGCCCCGTGCTGGAGCTTGCCGCGGGAACGGCTCGTGAGTTGGATACCGCCGGCGGCCGACAGACCGTTTTGATCGCGGGGATCTGCGGACCGACGGATCAGGCGATCGGTGAAGCCCGGCTTGCTCGAGATCTTGGCTATCACATCGGATTGTTGTCGCTGGCCGCTCTGCCGGATGCCAGCGACGACCAGTTGATTCGGCATTGTCAGGCGGTCGCCGAGCAGATTCCGATTTTTGGGTTTTACCTGCAACCCGCCGTCGGCGGACGCGTTCTGTCGGTCGACTTTTGGAGACGCTTGGCCGGCATCAAGAACTTGATCGGGATCAAGATTTCGCCTTTCGATCGCTACAAGACGCTGGATGTGGTTCGCGCGGTCGCCGAGGCCCGACGCGGAAACGACGTCACGCTGTACACCGGCAACGACGACGCGATCGTTCTGGATCTGCTGACCGACTATGAAATCCGAATCAACGACTACGTGAAACGAATTCAGATCGTCGGCGGCTTGCTCGGCCACTGGGCGTGCTGGACCCAAAAGGCGGTTGAATTGTTGCAGACGTGCAAAAGCGCCCGAGGGTCCGATCAAATGCAACGCGGATTGTTGACCCTCGCGACGCAAGTCACCGATTGCAACGCCGCACTGTTCGACGCGGCCAACGGATTCGCGGGCTGTATCGCCGGCATCCAAGAGGTGTTGTATCGCCAGGGGCTGTTGTCCAGCCCACGGTGTCTGGATCCAAAAGAAAAACTCTCGCCGGGCCAACGCGACGAGATCGATCGTGTGTGCGATGCCTATCCGCATTTGATCGACGACGAATTTGTGTCGCGAAACCTCAAGACCTGGCTGCGCTGA
- a CDS encoding NAD-dependent epimerase/dehydratase family protein: MNSPHGLPEVIEDEAQLEELLITPSAKLIELAATLSGNLVILGAGGKMGPTLAARAQRAIDQAGAAARVVAVSRFSDPVARDWLDRRGVKTVAADLLSQDALDELPDADTVVYLVGSKFGTRQNPSHTWAVNTIAPACAMRRYPKSNFVALSTGNVYPFTPTDQRGSIESDPLAPVGEYAYAAVGRERIFDHFSRVDGTPVAMIRLNYATDLRYGVLTDLAVKVFRGETIDLTQGYFNCIWQGDANDLILRALPLADSPPRPINLTSLETFAVREVAQTFGQLMDRSVRFSGQESETALLSNASRCAELLGAPATPMDQVIRWTAHWVSQDAPLLGKPTHFEVRDGAF, from the coding sequence ATGAATTCGCCCCACGGTCTTCCCGAAGTCATCGAAGACGAAGCTCAACTCGAGGAGCTGTTGATCACGCCGTCGGCGAAATTGATCGAGTTGGCCGCAACGCTGTCGGGAAACCTCGTGATCTTGGGGGCCGGCGGCAAGATGGGGCCGACCCTGGCCGCACGTGCCCAGCGCGCGATCGATCAAGCCGGGGCCGCTGCCCGGGTTGTTGCGGTCAGCCGATTCTCCGATCCCGTGGCCCGCGACTGGCTGGATCGTCGGGGAGTCAAGACCGTGGCCGCCGACCTGCTGTCGCAAGACGCGTTGGACGAATTGCCCGACGCCGACACGGTCGTCTACTTGGTCGGATCGAAGTTTGGCACTCGGCAAAACCCATCGCACACCTGGGCCGTCAACACGATCGCGCCGGCCTGTGCGATGCGGCGTTACCCGAAGTCCAACTTTGTCGCGCTCTCGACCGGAAACGTCTATCCGTTTACCCCGACAGATCAGCGCGGCTCGATCGAATCCGATCCCTTGGCACCGGTCGGCGAGTATGCCTATGCGGCGGTCGGCCGCGAACGCATCTTCGATCATTTCTCCCGCGTCGATGGCACTCCGGTCGCCATGATCCGATTGAACTACGCGACCGACCTGCGCTACGGGGTGCTGACGGATTTGGCGGTGAAAGTTTTTCGTGGAGAGACGATTGACCTGACGCAAGGCTACTTCAATTGCATCTGGCAAGGCGACGCGAACGACTTGATCCTTCGCGCCCTACCGCTGGCCGATTCGCCGCCCCGACCGATCAACTTGACCAGTCTGGAAACCTTTGCCGTTCGCGAAGTCGCCCAGACGTTCGGACAGCTGATGGACCGCAGCGTCCGGTTCAGCGGTCAGGAATCCGAGACCGCACTGCTGAGCAACGCATCCCGGTGCGCCGAATTGCTGGGCGCGCCGGCGACTCCGATGGACCAGGTGATTCGCTGGACCGCCCACTGGGTCAGCCAGGACGCTCCGTTGTTGGGCAAGCCGACGCATTTTGAGGTTCGCGATGGAGCCTTCTGA
- a CDS encoding serine/threonine protein kinase — MPSSRLSEYELGEILGVGTVGTIYRATEKETGRSVALKILHPKVSQNTLIRARFKREMMILEKLRHPSIVQYFGGGRVDEDQGLFYAMEVVSGGTVADLLTFGGPLPWTVVVEITRQICSALQCSHNIGIVHRDLKPSNLFLTPEGEVKLGDFGIARDLTAGDLTSAGITVGTHAYMAPEQIRGEQSVSGKADLYALGCCMFEMLTGRKVFLSDDYAKLFDLHLKSKPPSVRDFVDCPEAIDKVIGQLLAKSPDDRPFNARQVQAMMMEAARSYNSGEKAGDPDNPVFEAGHNELVRRIRARLDPMSNTVSGPRLALAIAVIAAIIIGLVVVSQSGS, encoded by the coding sequence ATGCCTTCCAGCCGGCTCTCCGAATACGAGCTGGGGGAAATCCTGGGTGTTGGAACCGTCGGCACGATCTACCGTGCGACGGAAAAGGAGACCGGGCGCAGTGTCGCGCTGAAGATACTCCATCCCAAAGTCAGCCAAAACACTCTGATTCGCGCTCGCTTCAAACGCGAGATGATGATTCTGGAGAAGCTGCGGCACCCGAGCATCGTCCAGTACTTCGGCGGAGGCCGTGTCGACGAAGACCAAGGGCTATTTTATGCCATGGAAGTGGTCTCGGGCGGGACGGTTGCGGACCTGCTGACGTTCGGCGGACCGCTTCCCTGGACCGTGGTCGTCGAGATCACCCGTCAAATCTGCAGCGCGTTGCAGTGTTCCCACAACATCGGCATCGTCCATCGCGACTTGAAGCCGAGCAATCTGTTCTTGACCCCCGAAGGCGAAGTCAAGCTGGGGGATTTCGGGATCGCACGTGATCTGACCGCCGGCGACTTGACGTCCGCCGGCATCACGGTCGGGACGCATGCCTACATGGCGCCCGAACAAATCCGGGGCGAGCAATCGGTTTCGGGAAAGGCCGACCTTTACGCGCTCGGCTGCTGTATGTTCGAGATGTTGACCGGCCGCAAAGTCTTTCTCAGTGATGATTACGCGAAGCTGTTTGATCTGCATCTCAAGAGCAAGCCGCCTTCGGTGCGTGACTTCGTGGATTGCCCCGAAGCGATCGACAAGGTGATCGGACAGCTATTGGCCAAGTCGCCCGACGACCGCCCGTTTAATGCCCGTCAGGTCCAGGCGATGATGATGGAGGCGGCACGTAGCTACAACTCGGGCGAGAAGGCCGGGGATCCGGACAATCCCGTGTTTGAGGCCGGGCACAACGAGCTGGTGCGACGCATTCGAGCGCGGCTGGATCCGATGTCCAACACCGTCAGCGGGCCGCGGTTGGCACTCGCCATCGCGGTGATCGCAGCGATCATCATCGGTCTGGTCGTGGTTTCACAGTCCGGTTCGTAG
- the rplU gene encoding 50S ribosomal protein L21, protein MYAIIVDGGRQYRVEPGMEVDLDYRETPAGESLTFEKVLAVQGESGLKLGSPTVDGATVTASVMGPKQGKKIYVQKFRRRKHSKSRIGHRQLFTRVKITDIAGV, encoded by the coding sequence ATGTACGCCATTATTGTTGACGGTGGACGTCAGTACCGTGTTGAGCCCGGAATGGAAGTCGATCTGGACTACCGTGAAACGCCGGCTGGTGAAAGTTTGACGTTTGAGAAAGTGCTTGCGGTTCAAGGTGAATCGGGTTTGAAGCTCGGATCTCCGACCGTCGACGGCGCCACGGTGACCGCTTCGGTGATGGGGCCGAAACAAGGCAAGAAGATCTACGTGCAGAAGTTTCGACGGCGTAAGCACAGCAAGAGCCGCATCGGCCACCGTCAGCTGTTCACGCGTGTCAAGATCACGGACATCGCGGGCGTCTGA
- a CDS encoding DUF1501 domain-containing protein — MNELKRRTFLAKSGLSLGAASFANLLARDASADLATGLPPGVEGLPHFPPRIKRVIFLCMAGGPSHLETFDEKPELARLHDQPMPASFTDGQPIAQLAGKPLKVQGPLTTFRRCGESGQTISDFLPYHQKMADDLCILKSMVTEQINHDPAHTFMNTGTAISGRPSMGSWVTYGLGSECDDLPGFVVMTSVGGRNPQPIASRQWSSGFLPSRYQGVEFNSTGVPVHYVQPPAGVGKVGQRAVVDAIAAINRHRFARHADPEIQTRLSTYEIAFQMQTSVPDLVDMSDEPQRILDMYGATPGDGSFASNCLLARRLAERGVRFIQLYHRGWDHHGDLQRYMNVCCKLTDQPTWALIQDLKQRGMLDETLVIWGGEFGRTPMYQGKGGPGRDHHIKGFSMWMAGGGVKPGISYGATDELGYHATENVAHVRDLHATMLHLLGIRHQRFSYPFQGLDMKLTGVERARVLEGVLA; from the coding sequence ATGAACGAACTGAAACGAAGAACGTTCCTCGCCAAAAGCGGCCTGTCTTTGGGGGCGGCGTCGTTTGCGAACTTGCTGGCTCGCGATGCGTCGGCAGATCTTGCGACGGGATTGCCGCCGGGCGTTGAGGGATTACCGCACTTTCCGCCGCGAATCAAACGCGTGATCTTTTTGTGTATGGCCGGCGGGCCGTCGCACTTGGAGACCTTTGATGAGAAACCGGAGCTGGCGCGGCTGCACGACCAGCCGATGCCCGCGTCGTTCACCGACGGGCAACCGATCGCTCAACTCGCCGGCAAGCCGTTGAAAGTGCAAGGCCCGCTGACCACGTTTCGCCGCTGCGGCGAGAGCGGGCAAACGATCAGCGACTTTCTGCCCTACCATCAGAAGATGGCGGACGACTTGTGCATCCTCAAGTCGATGGTCACCGAGCAGATCAACCATGACCCCGCGCACACCTTCATGAACACGGGCACCGCGATCAGTGGGCGTCCGTCGATGGGATCTTGGGTCACCTATGGGCTGGGCAGCGAGTGCGATGACTTGCCGGGGTTTGTCGTCATGACCAGCGTCGGCGGCCGCAATCCGCAACCGATTGCCTCGCGTCAGTGGTCGTCCGGGTTTCTGCCCAGTCGCTACCAGGGTGTCGAATTCAACAGCACCGGCGTCCCCGTGCACTACGTCCAGCCGCCTGCGGGGGTCGGCAAGGTCGGCCAGCGTGCGGTCGTCGACGCGATCGCTGCGATCAACCGGCATCGCTTTGCCCGCCATGCGGACCCGGAGATCCAGACGCGTCTTTCGACCTATGAGATCGCGTTTCAAATGCAAACGTCGGTCCCGGATCTGGTGGACATGTCCGACGAGCCGCAGCGGATTTTGGACATGTATGGCGCGACGCCGGGCGACGGATCCTTCGCCAGCAATTGTCTGCTCGCGCGGCGGCTGGCCGAGCGTGGGGTGCGTTTCATTCAGCTTTACCATCGCGGTTGGGACCACCACGGCGATCTGCAGCGCTACATGAACGTGTGCTGCAAGTTGACCGACCAGCCGACGTGGGCGCTGATTCAGGATTTGAAACAGCGGGGGATGCTGGACGAGACGCTGGTGATTTGGGGCGGCGAGTTCGGCCGAACGCCGATGTACCAGGGCAAGGGCGGACCGGGGCGGGATCACCACATCAAGGGGTTTTCGATGTGGATGGCCGGCGGGGGCGTCAAGCCGGGCATCAGCTACGGGGCGACCGACGAACTGGGGTACCACGCGACCGAAAATGTCGCCCACGTGCGGGATTTACACGCCACGATGCTGCATTTGTTGGGGATCCGCCACCAGCGTTTCAGTTACCCGTTTCAGGGGTTGGACATGAAACTGACGGGGGTGGAGAGGGCCCGCGTTTTGGAGGGGGTGCTGGCATGA
- a CDS encoding PSD1 and planctomycete cytochrome C domain-containing protein, translating to MLSVLVPLGAIAAAERPLSFNRDVRPILSDKCFFCHGPEESHRAADLRLDQSEAAYGVAIEPGSADASELIARILDPDPDVQMPPPETGKRVTEAELEILRRWIDQGAEYEAYWAYVQPGPVAVPEAAALESGDGAGGVEPDAGVIDSLVRAELARGPLQPAPRATRRDQLRRLHLDLTGLPPSYDQIAAFVADDRPDAYERRVNALLASPAFGEQFAEYWLDLVRFADTVGYHGDQIHNIAPYRDYVIDAINDNLPLDRFSREQLAGDLLENPTIEQQIASGYNRLLQTTHEGGLQPKEYLAIYAADRVRNVSAVWMAATMGCAQCHDHKYDPYTSKDFYSLAAFFADIDEEKHFKNGTNALPTRREPEIDVLGRTDRLRLAELDAAIESAEAGKDSDQLKSLQKERDAIVARKQRTMVTRAIPPRTVRFLPRGNWLDESGDVMQPAVPEFLGQIGEFAGLPDEARATRLDLANWLFDVERGIGGLTARVFANRLWYLYSGRGISPTLGDFGGQGRPPTNPDLLDHLAVVLMESGWDLKATVRQIVTSETYRQAVVMRESRRKLDPYNDLAASQSGHRLPAETVRDAVLDMAGLLDHQVGGRSVRPYQPSGYYRHLNFPGRIYTPDRGRMLWRRGVYTHWQRQFLHPTLKALDAPSREECTAERPRSNTPLEALALLNDPTFVIAAKALAARVLRESDQTSSPAVIETRINTATRIAIGRDANQAERVALAGLLESEIKRFEKDPAACDAFLETPRDVSIAWPAETSAAERAAWSSVARAVLNLHETLYRP from the coding sequence ATGCTGTCTGTCCTTGTGCCCCTGGGGGCGATTGCGGCGGCGGAGCGACCGCTGTCGTTCAATCGTGACGTGCGGCCGATTTTGAGCGACAAGTGCTTTTTTTGTCATGGCCCGGAGGAATCGCATCGTGCGGCTGATTTGCGGCTCGATCAGTCCGAAGCGGCCTATGGGGTGGCGATCGAACCGGGCAGCGCCGACGCGAGTGAATTGATCGCGCGGATCTTGGATCCCGATCCCGATGTTCAGATGCCGCCGCCGGAAACCGGCAAACGCGTCACCGAAGCGGAATTGGAGATTCTGCGGCGCTGGATTGACCAGGGGGCGGAGTACGAAGCCTATTGGGCCTATGTCCAACCCGGGCCGGTGGCGGTGCCCGAGGCAGCGGCGCTGGAATCGGGCGACGGGGCCGGCGGGGTCGAGCCGGATGCGGGCGTCATCGATTCTCTGGTGCGGGCGGAGTTGGCGCGCGGTCCGCTGCAGCCCGCACCGCGCGCGACGCGTCGCGATCAGCTTCGTCGGCTGCACCTGGATCTGACCGGGTTGCCGCCCAGCTACGACCAGATCGCGGCCTTCGTCGCCGATGATCGTCCGGATGCGTATGAACGGCGTGTCAACGCGTTGCTCGCGTCGCCGGCGTTCGGAGAACAGTTTGCCGAATACTGGTTGGATCTGGTTCGTTTTGCCGACACGGTCGGCTATCACGGCGATCAAATCCACAACATCGCACCGTACCGTGACTACGTGATCGATGCGATCAACGACAACCTGCCGCTGGATCGTTTCAGCCGTGAACAACTGGCCGGCGACTTGCTGGAAAACCCGACGATTGAGCAACAGATCGCCAGTGGATACAACCGCTTGCTGCAAACCACACACGAGGGTGGACTGCAACCGAAAGAGTACTTGGCGATTTACGCCGCCGATCGCGTGCGCAATGTTTCCGCCGTTTGGATGGCCGCGACGATGGGCTGCGCGCAGTGCCATGACCACAAGTATGACCCGTACACGTCCAAGGACTTTTATTCGCTGGCCGCATTCTTTGCCGACATCGACGAAGAAAAGCACTTTAAAAATGGCACCAACGCGCTGCCGACCCGCAGGGAACCGGAGATCGATGTTTTGGGGCGTACCGATCGGCTGCGGCTGGCTGAATTGGATGCCGCGATCGAATCCGCCGAAGCAGGGAAGGATTCCGATCAACTCAAATCGCTGCAAAAGGAGCGTGATGCGATCGTGGCACGCAAGCAGCGGACGATGGTCACCCGGGCGATACCGCCGCGGACGGTTCGTTTCCTGCCACGCGGTAATTGGTTGGACGAAAGCGGCGACGTGATGCAGCCGGCGGTTCCGGAGTTTTTGGGCCAGATCGGTGAGTTTGCCGGTTTGCCGGACGAGGCACGGGCCACGCGTTTGGACTTGGCAAATTGGTTGTTTGATGTCGAGCGGGGCATCGGCGGGTTGACCGCACGTGTGTTTGCGAATCGGTTGTGGTACCTGTACAGCGGACGCGGCATCAGTCCGACGCTCGGCGATTTCGGCGGCCAGGGCAGACCTCCGACGAATCCTGATTTATTGGATCATCTGGCCGTCGTCTTGATGGAATCCGGCTGGGACCTCAAGGCCACGGTTCGTCAAATTGTCACCAGCGAAACCTATCGCCAGGCGGTGGTGATGCGGGAATCACGTCGCAAACTGGATCCCTACAACGACCTGGCCGCGTCACAATCGGGGCATCGTTTGCCGGCGGAAACCGTCCGCGATGCGGTGTTGGACATGGCCGGGTTGCTGGATCATCAGGTCGGCGGACGCAGCGTTCGGCCGTATCAACCCAGTGGCTACTATCGGCATTTGAACTTTCCCGGGCGAATCTACACGCCTGACCGGGGCCGGATGCTGTGGCGGCGCGGGGTTTACACCCATTGGCAGCGTCAGTTTTTGCATCCGACGCTCAAAGCACTCGACGCACCGAGTCGTGAGGAATGCACGGCCGAGCGCCCGCGGAGCAACACACCGCTGGAAGCATTGGCGCTGTTGAACGATCCGACCTTCGTCATCGCCGCCAAGGCGCTGGCCGCCAGGGTGCTGCGGGAGAGCGACCAGACGTCGTCGCCGGCAGTGATCGAGACGCGCATCAACACGGCGACGCGGATCGCGATCGGCCGCGATGCCAATCAAGCCGAACGTGTTGCGCTGGCGGGTTTGCTGGAGAGTGAAATCAAACGCTTTGAAAAGGACCCGGCCGCCTGCGACGCGTTTTTGGAAACACCACGGGACGTCTCGATTGCCTGGCCGGCCGAGACGTCCGCTGCCGAGCGCGCGGCCTGGTCCAGCGTCGCGCGGGCGGTCCTCAACTTACACGAAACCCTTTATCGCCCTTAA
- the pgi gene encoding glucose-6-phosphate isomerase, with product MATTMPQSLTAQDAWKNLNAHYEQIKSKHLRELFAADPQRGQTFSLEAVGLYLDYSKNRIDAETVSLLVKLAEAAGLKERIEAMMTGEKINTTEDRAVLHTALRAPRDATVQFEGQNVVPDVHAVLDKMSAFCDSITSGQWTGHTGAPIRNIVNVGIGGSDLGPVMAYEALRHYSNRDLTLRFVSNVDGTDFAEATRDLDPAETLFIIASKTFTTQETMTNAHTARTWLLEKLGADDSAVAKHFVALSTNAEQVAAFGIDTDNMFGFWDWVGGRYSMDSAIGLSTMLAIGPDQFREMLGGFHEMDQHYRTAPLEANLPVLLGLLTVWYTDFFGSQTTAVLPYDQYLNRFPAYLQQLTMESNGKSVTLAGDRVDYDTSPIYWGEPGTNGQHSFYQLIHQGTHLIPCDFIAFAKSLNPIGDHHDKLSANVFAQGEALAMGKTREEVLAEGTSEELAQHRVFEGNRPSNTLLIDSLTPAVLGKLVALYEHSVFTQGVIWQVNPFDQWGVELGKVLAKKIVPELQSADAPLDHDSSTNTLIQRYRSLK from the coding sequence ATGGCCACCACCATGCCCCAGAGTCTGACCGCACAGGACGCTTGGAAAAACTTGAACGCCCACTACGAGCAAATCAAGTCAAAGCATCTGCGAGAGCTGTTTGCCGCCGATCCGCAACGTGGCCAAACCTTCTCGCTCGAAGCCGTCGGGCTGTACTTGGATTACTCCAAAAACCGCATCGACGCCGAAACCGTTTCGTTGTTGGTCAAGCTGGCCGAGGCGGCCGGTTTGAAGGAACGGATCGAGGCGATGATGACCGGCGAAAAAATCAACACGACCGAAGACCGGGCGGTGCTGCACACGGCGCTGCGGGCGCCACGCGATGCGACGGTCCAGTTCGAAGGTCAAAACGTGGTTCCCGATGTCCACGCGGTGCTGGACAAGATGTCGGCGTTTTGTGATTCCATCACCAGCGGCCAGTGGACCGGACACACCGGCGCACCGATTCGCAACATCGTCAACGTCGGAATCGGTGGCTCGGATCTCGGGCCGGTGATGGCCTACGAAGCGCTGCGTCATTACAGCAATCGTGATCTGACGCTGCGGTTTGTCTCCAACGTCGACGGCACCGACTTTGCCGAAGCCACGCGCGATCTGGATCCGGCCGAGACCCTGTTCATCATCGCGTCAAAGACCTTCACCACCCAAGAAACGATGACCAACGCGCACACCGCGCGGACCTGGTTGCTGGAAAAGCTCGGCGCCGATGACTCGGCCGTCGCCAAACACTTCGTCGCCCTGTCGACCAACGCCGAGCAGGTCGCCGCGTTCGGCATCGACACCGACAACATGTTCGGGTTCTGGGACTGGGTCGGCGGCCGCTACTCGATGGACTCCGCGATCGGACTGTCCACGATGTTGGCCATCGGTCCGGACCAATTCCGTGAAATGCTGGGCGGATTCCACGAAATGGACCAACACTACCGAACCGCGCCGCTGGAAGCAAACCTGCCGGTGCTGCTGGGCTTGCTGACGGTCTGGTACACCGACTTCTTCGGTTCCCAGACCACCGCCGTGTTGCCCTACGATCAATACCTCAATCGCTTTCCAGCCTACCTGCAACAACTGACGATGGAAAGCAACGGCAAGTCGGTCACACTGGCCGGCGACCGTGTCGACTATGACACCAGTCCGATCTATTGGGGCGAACCGGGGACCAACGGCCAACACTCGTTCTATCAGTTGATCCATCAAGGCACACACCTGATCCCCTGCGACTTCATCGCGTTCGCCAAGTCGCTCAATCCGATCGGCGATCACCACGACAAATTGAGCGCAAACGTGTTTGCCCAAGGCGAAGCGTTGGCGATGGGCAAGACGCGTGAGGAAGTGTTGGCCGAAGGCACGTCGGAGGAACTCGCACAGCACCGTGTTTTCGAAGGCAACCGCCCCTCCAACACGCTGCTGATCGATTCGCTGACCCCGGCGGTGCTCGGCAAACTGGTCGCCCTGTATGAACACAGCGTGTTCACCCAAGGCGTGATCT